Proteins from one Anopheles nili chromosome 2, idAnoNiliSN_F5_01, whole genome shotgun sequence genomic window:
- the LOC128731162 gene encoding uncharacterized protein LOC128731162, which produces MDPTSYKPLEPTKPPEIDPDLTASAANAVEQWRNYQQAYAAYQQQCAAYHQYVQQSQYAQTVEQQQMIYSQYLEQHRQYQYHLQQYEQQKMLDANQIRYDSNNTWSGQPQHNPPAQMPLFSRSRPPPYIPPNVPPPDIVNSDSGPPGGSPNAGTPNNKRVRNAKAKQLGYEKKSELHMKTVIFVNPDDENLLPADLKQLFKDLHCNLCRTRMNSHISANIHYQSKAHEKKINQWLKEYCSETGTPLPVRPRLQPELAPDVNVVGKALYHCDACDLPLTSIQHANQHYTGKRHWLVVNGKKLPSGEGFFNDDGKWTRSTNVVSDNQSSTVPGAQVKRLMFPEKNGANQNDIKRPRLQPPPEPPEQLMASVLAIEAENAAREEKAFKPAVQPMSTTNAQAGPARCEPGFNVKQASQPIPTFTVESDDEVKNSTKPNTSATVPPLLQTPTTGNGSSGTTLEKEIRKKEGLDCVDNTGTFCTICETSVTSRSEMLMHLKGAKHLKKARTMGMVVRTTPFDAGDTILKSLSKPARQTDWSLYRMPSGKFYCKTCNLIVADEKLFGQHWYGKKHKLKQRQEKQTGRTATSAGTTATGATEAATEDTSFASDNHELTEPVVAASAAKQQPVAQIPMKSYNNVAPPKLESNPFKPQSKRGKKMFYANRRGRFMRGRPHLGRK; this is translated from the exons ATGGATCCCACAAGCTACAAGCCACTGGAACCCACGAAACCTCCGGAAATTGATCCAGATCTGACGGCTTCGGCTGCGAACGCCGTGGAGCAATGGCGTAATTATCAACAAGCTTACGCTGCCTATCAGCAACAATGTGCCGCATACCACCAGTACGTACAGCAGAGCCAGTACGCTCAAACGGTCGAACAACAGCAGATGATCTACTCTCAATACCTCGAGCAGCATCGCCAGTATCAGTATCATCTGCAGCAGTACGAGCAGCAGAAGATGCTGGATGCAAATCAGATCCGGTACGATTCCAACAACACCTGGTCAGGACAACCACAGCACAATCCGCCAGCCCAGATGCCTTTGTTCTCGAGGTCCCGGCCTCCGCCGTACATTCCGCCGAATGTACCTCCGCCGGATATAGTGAACAGCGATTCCGGACCGCCAGGAGGATCACCGAATGCAGGAACTCCAAACAACAAGCGTGTCCGGAATGCGAAAGCCAAACAGTTGGGATACGAGAAGAAATCTGAACTACATATGAAAACGGTTATATTCG TGAACCCGGATGACGAAAACCTGCTGCCGGCTGACTTGAAACAGCTGTTCAAAGATTTGCACTGCAACCTCTGCCGGACGCGCATGAATTCGCACATTTCCGCCAACATACACTACCAGTCGAAGgcgcatgagaagaaaatcaacCAATGGCTCAAGGAGTATTGCTCCGAAACAGGCACGCCGCTGCCAGTGCGACCGCGCCTCCAGCCTGAGCTAGCACCCGATGTGAACGTGGTTGGGAAAGCGTTGTACCACTGCGACGCGTGCGATCTTCCGCTGACTTCGATTCAGCACGCCAATCAGCACTACACCGGCAAACGGCACTGGTTGGTGGTGAACGGGAAGAAGCTACCTTCCGGCGAGGGATTCTTcaatgatgatggaaaatggacacGATC TACGAATGTAGTTTCCGATAACCAATCCTCGACCGTCCCTGGGGCTCAAGTAAAACGGCTCATGTTTCCAGAGAAAAACGGTGCAAATCAGAACGACATCAAGCGGCCTCGTTTACAGCCGCCGCCGGAACCGCCTGAACAGTTGATGGCGAGTGTGCTGGCGATTGAGGCTGAAAATGCGGCACGCGAGGAGAAAGCTTTCAAGCCAGCAGTACAACCAATGTCTACCACCAATGCACAGGCCGGTCCAGCCCGGTGCGAACCGGGGTTCAATGTCAAGCAAGCTTCACAACCGATCCCAACGTTCACGGTGGAGAGTGACGATGAGGTGAAAAACTCGACTAAGCCAAACACTAGTGCCACGGTGCCTCCATTACTTCAAACGCCGACCACCGGAAACGGCAGTAGTGGTACAACGCTTGAAAAGGAGATCCGCAAAAAGGAGGGCCTGGATTGTGTGGACAACACGGGTACGTTCTGTACGATCTGCGAAACGTCCGTCACGTCACGGTCGGAGATGCTGATGCACCTTAAGGGTGCGAAACACCTCAAGAAAGCGCGCACGATGGGCATGGTCGTACGGACGACCCCGTTCGACGCGGGCGATACGATTCTCAAGAGCCTCTCGAAACCAGCTCGCCAGACGGACTGGTCGTTGTACCGCATGCCGTCCGGAAAGTTCTACTGCAAAACGTGCAATCTGATCGTGGCCGATGAAAAGCTCTTCGGCCAGCACTGGTACGGCAAAAAGCACAAGCTGAAACAGCGCCAAGAAAAGCAGACAGGCCGCACGGCTACATCAGCCGGCACGACAGCGACGGGCGCGACGGAGGCGGCCACGGAGGACACCTCGTTTGCGTCTGATAATCACGAACTGACGGAACCGGTGGTTGCTGCTTCCGCAGCAAAGCAGCAACCGGTGGCGCAGATTCCCATGAAGTCGTATAATAATGTTGCACCTCCCAAACTAGAATCGAATCCGTTCAAACCTCAGAGCAAGAGGGGAAAGAAGATGTTTTATGCCAACAGACGGGGACGTTTTATGAGGGGGCGCCCGCATTTGGGTAGAAAGTAA
- the LOC128730153 gene encoding protein FAM117B-like → MSSRVRKHNEPMKAFVPVSSLLLRGTGSIHCSGGSGTSAAGQQTDSPSNAGTASTVGCSATASYGTGGKSLSATLSPPVRHISPEHAICGNRSPGALTCKGKILNEGCIRRTASLDALYLRPAPAWSLVTPTLLQLDKATQTEESFLERTRGAAGATLSASQATDALPLCSSNSSSPVITRTDATTPTDLKMEKVIRQRLQRTHRGEHSVSSQTLSPNHAKASPVSIPTRTCPPVHIRPMRNSVEGLNQEIEKLVLYPGQQHSCRAELEMYSRGTPEGHRAPLADLFHGAGTVSLVGGSGDTRSVNTQTPLGDTLSSDDGSQSTSPDEGAVTTSASPRINKFLAREPPDGCEKVNLKLTEADTSTNTACFKPCTTAFQLKPSLGSAFQPLQPLPTLKTTPEDDDDGGVDEESTTVESVAATSATE, encoded by the exons ATGTCCAGCCGTGTGCGAAAACACAACGAACCGATGAAGGCGTTCGTGCCCGTCAGCTCGCTACTGCTGCGGGGAACCGGATCGATTCACTGTTCGGGCGGAAGCGGAACCAGTGCCGCCGGGCAGCAAACCGACAGTCCCAGCAACGCCGGAACCGCCAGCACCGTCGGTTGTAGCGCCACCGCGTCGTACGGCACGGGAGGAAAATCTCTCTCGGCAACTTTGTCCCCGCCCGTCCGGCACATCTCGCCGGAGCATGCAATCTGCGGAAACCGAAGTCCGGGCGCGTTGACATGCAAAG GAAAAATCCTTAACGAAGGGTGCATACGTCGCACGGCTTCGCTCGATGCACTGTATCTGCGACCAGCACCGGCCTGGAGTCTCGTGACGCCAACGCTGCTGCAGCTGGACAAGGCCACGCAAACCGAGGAATCGTTCCTCGAAAGGACACGTGGTGCCGCCGGTGCAACGTTGTCCGCGTCGCAGGCAACCGATGCGTTGCCCCTCTGTTCGTCCAACTCGTCGTCTCCGGTGATCACGCGAACCGATGCCACGACACCGACTGATCTGAAGATGGAGAAAGTGATAAGACAAAGACTGCAGCGTACGCATCGCGGTGAACATTCCGTTAGCTCGCAGACGCTTAGCCCTAACCATG CGAAAGCAAGCCCAGTGTCGATACCAACACGTACCTGTCCGCCCGTACACATACGGCCCATGCGCAACTCCGTCGAGGGTTTGAACCAGGAGATCGAGAAGCTGGTCCTCTACCCAGGACAGCAGCATAGCTGCCGGGCTGAGCTCGAGATG TACTCGCGAGGCACACCGGAAGGACACCGGGCGCCGCTGGCCGATCTTTTCCATGGTGCCGGCACCGTTTCACTGGTGGGTGGGTCGGGTGATACGCGATCGGTTAATACGCAGACCCCGCTCGGTGACACGCTGTCATCGGATGACGGGAGCCAGAGTACATCGCCGGACGAGGGCGCCGTGACGACAAGCGCGTCGCCTAGGATCAATAAATTCCTTGCCCGTGAACCGCCGGATGGTTGTGAAAAG gTTAATTTAAAACTCACTGAAGCCGACACCAGTACAAACACGGCCTGCTTCAAACCGTGCACTACCGCATTCCAGCTGAAGCCATCCTTAGGATCTGCATTCCAGCCTCTGCAGCCGTTGCCGACGCTTAAAACGACCCCGgaagacgatgatgacggtggcGTTGATGAAGAAAGCACCACGGTCGAGTCGGTGGCTGCCACTTCCGCAACGGAGTAG